The following is a genomic window from Litorimonas taeanensis.
GGCATCCCCTTCTTTGGCTTGATCCATCGGGTTTTCATTAATGTCGCTTTCCGCAACAAAATCAAAACCGGCCGCGTCAAACTTTGCGATAATAGCTGACTTCTTAAGGTAACCATTAGACCCATCAGCCCAGTCATCCTGTCGGTCTTCACGGGCTTGATGCTGAACCACACCCACTATGCCGCCGGGTTTGAGCATAGCATGCACATCCGCCAGGGCTTGGGTTAAATACCCACCTTCATCTTCAAAACGTGCCAAGTTATGTAAAGCGCGAATGAATAACACAGCATCTGCTGTGCCATCTAGTTCAACATTACGATTTCCGAAGGCGAATGCAGAAACGCCCGCGGCGTCATCACTGCGCCATGCCTCTGCGCTTTCAGTCCAAGTCGCAGGCCAAGTTTTTTTATTTTCAATAAATTCGGGCGTCGCGAACCCTCCAAATTCAGGCCACATTTCAAGAGCATAATCCACGCCGATGACGGTTCCCTCATTCCCTAAATAAGGAAGTAATATCTTAGTGTACCAGCCGCCCCCTGGCAGGACATCCACGACTGTCATTCCGGGCGTTATGCCGAAAAACATCAAAGTCTCTTTTGGATGACGTTGGTCAAAACGTGCCTTAGCGGCTTCATCGCGCCCTTCTAATACCAGATCAAGCTTGGCACTATTGGCCTGCGCGGCCAGATCAACTGTTTTTGACTCTCCTTCTGGAGTAGTATTCCCGCAAGCAGTGAGAACCGCTGCCGCAAGGCCCATCAGTAATATATTTTTGAATTTCATTTTCATTCTCTCTCAAGTGGCAAAAGCCGAAATGGCTTAATTAGGCCCCTGTTTCTTCTGGCCAGCTATCTTTGCCGGGCTGATGAAACTCACCGTATTTTCTGTATTTCACCAAATATGTCGGAACAATTGCTTCAACAGTTTCAGGCGTAATGCCTAAATCAGAAAGACCTAATGCGTTATCTGATACGACATTATCTGTTTTCAACGACTTCACTTGATCACGGGTCAAAAAAGGTTTCATAAATGGAACGAGGCCAGATAATTCACCAACCAGACCAAATAGACCGGCACCAAACCAAGGTATGGGCGCTAAGATACGTTTCTTTGCAATCACCTCTAACATATATTGTAACAGCTCTTTAAACGAATAAGTCCGAGGGCCACCAAGCTCATAAGTTTTGCCGTCTGAGCTCTGAGCGATTTTTGTTGCAATGGCCTGCGCTACATCACCGACATAGACTGGTTGAAACTTTGTATCGCCGCCGCCAATAAGAGGTAGAACGGGAACATATTGCGCCATCGTAGCGAAACGATTGAAGAAAGAATCTTCAACACCAAACAAAATTGATGGGCGCATAATATCAACAGTCGGAACGAGATTGCGGATGAGGGTTTCAGCTTCACCTTTTGTCCGTGAATATTCACTGTCTGCGTTTTCATCCGCGCCAATGGCAGACACATGTACAAAATTTGTAACTTTGTGCGCCGCGACGGCCTTAGCAATCGTTTCTGCACCGCGAACATGCACCCCTTCAAAAGTCTGTTGGCCTTCTTCGTAAAGGATAGCCGCGAGGTTAATAACAGCATCAGCCCCCTCTACAGCGCGCGCAACGGATTTTTCATACCGCAGATTGGCCTGCATCAATTGCACTTGTCCTACGCCGCCAATAACTTTTAAGTCCATGCCCGTATGTGGACGTCGCATAGCAACCCGAACGCGATAGCCTTTTGCGACGAGCGCACGCACCACATGTTTACCCAGAAAGCCGGAACCGCCAAAAACCGTGACTAAACCCTTATTCATTTTACACCTGACTGCCTTAGAAAAATTTGGCTGATGATTAGTCTGATTACAGATGAATGTCTATGCGTTTGCTTTGATATCCGCAATCAAGCCAACACAGGCCGCTTCTATGAGATCTAATACATGGTCGAAACCTGAAACC
Proteins encoded in this region:
- a CDS encoding complex I NDUFA9 subunit family protein, translated to MNKGLVTVFGGSGFLGKHVVRALVAKGYRVRVAMRRPHTGMDLKVIGGVGQVQLMQANLRYEKSVARAVEGADAVINLAAILYEEGQQTFEGVHVRGAETIAKAVAAHKVTNFVHVSAIGADENADSEYSRTKGEAETLIRNLVPTVDIMRPSILFGVEDSFFNRFATMAQYVPVLPLIGGGDTKFQPVYVGDVAQAIATKIAQSSDGKTYELGGPRTYSFKELLQYMLEVIAKKRILAPIPWFGAGLFGLVGELSGLVPFMKPFLTRDQVKSLKTDNVVSDNALGLSDLGITPETVEAIVPTYLVKYRKYGEFHQPGKDSWPEETGA
- a CDS encoding class I SAM-dependent methyltransferase, with the protein product MKFKNILLMGLAAAVLTACGNTTPEGESKTVDLAAQANSAKLDLVLEGRDEAAKARFDQRHPKETLMFFGITPGMTVVDVLPGGGWYTKILLPYLGNEGTVIGVDYALEMWPEFGGFATPEFIENKKTWPATWTESAEAWRSDDAAGVSAFAFGNRNVELDGTADAVLFIRALHNLARFEDEGGYLTQALADVHAMLKPGGIVGVVQHQAREDRQDDWADGSNGYLKKSAIIAKFDAAGFDFVAESDINENPMDQAKEGDAVWRLPPTLGTSRDDDELRAEMQAIGESHRMTLKFKKR